TTTTTCATATTTATCATTTAATATTATAATATGTTTTATATCTAGTAAGTCAGCAATTTTCATGGCTGTATAAGACCTATATTCCCATCATCCCTCTTATATACAACATTTATATCATTTGTCTCGGCATTTCTAAAGGCAAAGAAATTTTTATTCAAAAGATTCATCTGCATCACTGCTTCATCAACACTCATAGGTTTAGCAGGCATCTCCTTTGTTATAATAATTTTAGGTTTATCTTCATTGAAACTCTCAGATTCAAATACATTTAATGTAAAGGGTTTAGATTGAACTTCAGCTCCAACCTTGTCTTTCAGTTTATCCTTGTATTTTGACAATTGTCTCTCAATCTTATCAATTGCCAAATCTATTGATGCATACAAATCTTCAGTTCTCTCTAAGCCTTTTAAAAATACACCTTTGGCATTAACCAATATCTCAGCAGAATGCACGTTTCTTTGAACCTCTAAAATAACACTTACGTCCAAAACATAATCAAAATACTTGTCAATACGCTTTAACTTTTTTTCAATGTAATTTTTGATAGCATCTGTTAACTCTAAATTCTTAGCAGTTATTTTTACATTCATTGCTCGACCTCTCTTTTCTCCTATATTTTTTTGAAGG
This Deferribacterota bacterium DNA region includes the following protein-coding sequences:
- the raiA gene encoding ribosome-associated translation inhibitor RaiA; protein product: LQKNIGEKRGRAMNVKITAKNLELTDAIKNYIEKKLKRIDKYFDYVLDVSVILEVQRNVHSAEILVNAKGVFLKGLERTEDLYASIDLAIDKIERQLSKYKDKLKDKVGAEVQSKPFTLNVFESESFNEDKPKIIITKEMPAKPMSVDEAVMQMNLLNKNFFAFRNAETNDINVVYKRDDGNIGLIQP